In the genome of Chryseobacterium arthrosphaerae, one region contains:
- a CDS encoding TolC family protein, whose amino-acid sequence MKIYVTGLLILGTSYAISAQTGSPKNDTIRISLKEAWQRAEENSRHIKIKTISVDIAEAEVKDAKRERFPEIEVKGSAEKASNIPIYENGIFSKPTQHEVIHTLYRAGADFYLNIYNGNKLNLKIKENQTLQKISDIRKEQSVSDIHYKTAALYLELQKTLIFRDLIRQDIADQMTQLKEIKALYKNGVVLKSDVLRVELELSKRKMTLTTIENDILIATQKLNIILGIPDEQVVIPEAPFSEWDENTTYHEYLKMALDHSFDYHVSEQQTELSRIKLKQVKANVRPKIGMYGEFYYANPQIFLYPYNPYWYSLGIIGVKASFSISSLYHNTQKVKAAALEFEKEEEVHKDTEDKVRQQVKEAYLRYQEALEQIRVAETNVAQAKENARIIKNTYFNQTSLITELLDADIQLLQTKFELEAAKIMAQNNYYLLQNITGVL is encoded by the coding sequence ATGAAAATCTATGTCACCGGACTGCTGATACTGGGAACTTCCTATGCTATATCAGCCCAGACAGGCAGTCCAAAGAACGATACCATCCGGATTTCCCTAAAAGAAGCATGGCAGAGAGCTGAAGAAAACAGCCGTCACATTAAAATCAAAACCATCAGTGTAGACATTGCAGAAGCCGAAGTAAAAGATGCCAAAAGGGAAAGGTTCCCTGAAATAGAAGTAAAAGGATCTGCAGAAAAAGCCTCCAACATTCCCATCTATGAAAACGGAATTTTTTCCAAACCTACCCAACACGAAGTTATACACACGCTTTACAGAGCCGGAGCAGATTTTTATTTAAATATTTACAATGGAAACAAGCTGAACCTTAAAATCAAGGAAAACCAGACGCTTCAGAAAATCAGTGACATCCGGAAAGAACAGTCCGTTTCCGATATTCATTACAAAACAGCAGCGCTTTATCTTGAGCTCCAGAAAACTCTCATTTTCAGAGATCTTATAAGACAGGATATTGCGGACCAGATGACCCAGCTGAAGGAAATAAAGGCCCTGTATAAAAACGGTGTGGTTCTGAAAAGTGATGTGCTGAGGGTAGAGCTTGAACTTTCCAAACGGAAAATGACTTTGACGACCATTGAAAATGATATCCTTATCGCCACCCAGAAGCTGAATATTATTCTGGGAATTCCTGATGAGCAGGTGGTCATCCCTGAAGCTCCCTTCAGTGAGTGGGATGAAAATACAACCTATCATGAATATCTGAAAATGGCACTGGATCACTCTTTTGATTATCATGTTTCAGAGCAGCAGACAGAATTGAGCAGGATTAAACTCAAGCAGGTAAAAGCCAATGTAAGACCGAAAATAGGTATGTACGGGGAGTTTTATTATGCCAATCCGCAGATCTTCCTTTATCCTTACAATCCGTATTGGTACTCATTGGGAATTATCGGGGTAAAAGCTTCGTTTTCCATTTCCTCCCTTTATCACAACACGCAGAAAGTGAAAGCCGCAGCACTGGAATTTGAAAAAGAGGAAGAGGTACATAAAGATACGGAAGATAAAGTAAGACAACAGGTAAAAGAAGCCTATTTGCGATATCAGGAAGCTTTGGAACAGATCAGAGTTGCTGAAACCAATGTAGCCCAGGCAAAGGAAAATGCCAGAATTATCAAAAATACCTACTTCAACCAGACTTCCCTCATTACAGAACTTCTGGATGCAGATATACAGCTTCTTCAGACAAAGTTTGAATTGGAAGCCGCAAAAATCATGGCCCAGAACAATTATTATTTACTACAAAATATCACAGGCGTTTTATAA
- a CDS encoding glycosyltransferase family 117 protein, whose translation MKNWSFKKWNTVLGWFLFAIALITYLSTMEHSLSFWDCGEYISSAVKLEVTHAPGAALFQILGAVASIFALGKAENYSVVINAMSAICSSFTILFLFWTITHFVRRLLHKDFEEITRHQGIAILFAGVTGALCFTFSDTFWFSAVEGEVYSMASMFIALLVWLVTKWENEYKAADSERWIILIFFIIGLSVGVHMMCMLAIPAICLIYYARNYTFTWKSFILANLMTLGVLAFVFKMIFPLIMTMFGKLEIFFVNGLGLPFHSGTIAAFVIMAVICYLVIRYAGKTKKNIYQTIALSVVYMIIGFSCWLVIPIRANANPPMNLNDPDTAIGMRDYYNREQYGDWPTIYGQNYTAFLDRNGIEKNEDGSYKRDITGDIYEKDEKTGTYRKTGERFNYVFNKSHISFMPRMFKEDKEVMANYIALYGAPDFTFNYDNEDVADNPQAQQIFDGLRTKYEDDSIMVEDYMKVKPYDLIKVQRPSFAQNMDYFISFQNGYYFVRYLMWNFVGRQNDLQGHMENTHGNWISGFSFIDNALLGNQDHLPAKFKNESTVKFFFLPLILGLIGFFFQLNRDFGRFYALLSLFILTSVGIVFYTGVKPFEVRERDYAMVGSFYAFAIWIGLGAGAVLWFLQSRIRSNAAHVVLGVLLLGIPFMMGFQNYKPHDRSKKTAAYDSAYSFLASLPKNDIFFIYGDNDTFPVWAIQETERFRDDVKTVNFTLLATPWNIDQVKRRTYNAMGIPGELTHEEYRDGVNDQVYLMKKEDWEGLFAMLKEQGAPETEFQEFRKYLTQDSLTLKEAIQFLKSKSPTKDELLKMYFGEKEYEKYNIIPVNKFILPVNKENAVKAGIIKKEDLPVTVDHITISYEANTLYKSNLMMLDMLANFDWKRPVNFSSGGMYDSENIFYLDDYLQFDGFSYRLVPIRTPQGPDGDKGRVDANDLYNIVKNYKWGNFKDLGIYYDETATSNIIGYRMSVSRAVSALVASGQKAKALELLDLAAREIPAEKYDDPRSLSSLVTGYIVAGQEQKGLQLAERLKKGIFDEYEYYQKLSPSFRAAARKQIRTKPMEYALVVSAVTEAYRMTGQDEKAHAYVLKSVVPIDQKFNSFVKGLQQMGREKAMKESENIQQIVPFYQYLFDVIKPLDSNYSKMKEEQITKAMIKATQ comes from the coding sequence ATGAAAAACTGGTCTTTTAAAAAATGGAACACCGTACTCGGATGGTTCCTCTTCGCTATTGCATTGATTACTTATCTGTCTACCATGGAGCATTCCCTCAGTTTCTGGGATTGCGGGGAGTATATTTCTTCAGCAGTAAAGCTGGAAGTTACCCATGCACCGGGAGCTGCTTTATTTCAGATTCTGGGAGCCGTGGCCAGTATTTTTGCATTGGGCAAAGCAGAAAATTATTCAGTTGTTATCAATGCAATGTCGGCAATATGCAGTTCATTTACCATTTTGTTCCTGTTCTGGACCATTACTCATTTCGTAAGACGGCTATTACATAAAGATTTTGAAGAAATTACCAGGCATCAGGGAATTGCCATTCTGTTTGCAGGAGTAACGGGTGCTTTATGCTTTACCTTTTCCGATACATTCTGGTTTTCAGCAGTTGAAGGAGAAGTATATTCCATGGCGTCTATGTTTATCGCATTGCTGGTATGGCTTGTTACAAAATGGGAGAACGAATATAAGGCTGCTGACAGTGAACGGTGGATCATTCTTATTTTCTTTATCATAGGTCTTTCCGTGGGCGTACACATGATGTGTATGCTGGCTATACCGGCTATCTGCCTGATCTATTATGCCAGAAACTATACCTTTACCTGGAAGAGTTTTATACTCGCCAACCTGATGACCCTCGGCGTCCTGGCCTTTGTGTTCAAAATGATTTTCCCTCTGATCATGACAATGTTCGGGAAGCTGGAAATTTTCTTTGTCAATGGATTGGGGCTTCCTTTCCATTCCGGGACGATTGCAGCATTTGTTATAATGGCGGTTATCTGTTACCTGGTGATCAGATATGCAGGAAAAACAAAAAAAAATATCTATCAGACCATTGCTTTATCAGTTGTGTACATGATCATAGGCTTTTCATGCTGGCTGGTGATTCCGATCCGGGCCAATGCCAATCCGCCTATGAACCTGAACGATCCGGACACGGCTATCGGGATGAGGGATTATTACAACAGGGAACAATACGGAGACTGGCCTACCATCTATGGGCAGAATTATACCGCATTCCTTGATAGAAACGGAATAGAGAAAAATGAAGACGGAAGCTATAAAAGAGATATAACCGGAGATATTTATGAAAAAGATGAGAAAACCGGAACGTACAGGAAAACTGGAGAACGTTTCAATTATGTTTTCAATAAATCCCATATAAGCTTTATGCCGAGAATGTTTAAAGAAGATAAGGAGGTGATGGCCAATTATATTGCTTTGTACGGAGCGCCTGATTTTACATTCAATTATGATAATGAAGATGTGGCAGATAATCCTCAGGCTCAGCAGATCTTTGACGGGCTGAGGACCAAATATGAGGACGATTCCATTATGGTAGAAGATTATATGAAGGTAAAACCTTATGACCTGATCAAAGTACAGAGACCTTCTTTTGCTCAGAATATGGATTATTTTATTTCCTTTCAGAACGGATATTATTTTGTGCGGTATCTGATGTGGAACTTTGTAGGAAGACAGAACGACCTTCAGGGGCATATGGAAAATACCCATGGAAACTGGATCTCAGGATTTTCATTCATCGATAATGCTTTACTGGGGAATCAGGACCATCTTCCCGCCAAATTTAAAAATGAAAGTACCGTAAAATTCTTCTTTTTGCCATTGATTTTAGGCCTGATCGGATTCTTTTTTCAGCTGAACAGGGATTTCGGGAGATTTTATGCCCTTCTTTCCCTTTTTATTCTGACGAGCGTAGGTATTGTTTTTTATACAGGCGTGAAACCGTTTGAAGTAAGGGAAAGAGATTATGCCATGGTAGGGTCATTCTATGCTTTTGCTATCTGGATCGGCCTCGGAGCCGGTGCTGTTTTGTGGTTTCTGCAATCCAGGATAAGGTCCAATGCTGCTCATGTAGTATTGGGAGTTCTTCTGTTGGGAATTCCTTTTATGATGGGGTTCCAGAATTACAAACCGCACGACAGAAGTAAAAAGACGGCGGCTTATGATTCGGCATATTCATTCCTGGCATCATTGCCAAAAAATGATATTTTTTTCATTTATGGTGATAATGATACTTTCCCGGTGTGGGCCATTCAGGAAACAGAGAGGTTCAGGGATGATGTGAAGACGGTCAATTTTACACTTCTGGCCACTCCATGGAATATTGACCAGGTAAAAAGAAGAACTTACAATGCGATGGGAATTCCCGGAGAGCTAACCCATGAGGAATACAGAGACGGGGTCAATGATCAGGTTTATCTGATGAAGAAAGAAGATTGGGAAGGTTTGTTTGCCATGTTAAAAGAGCAGGGAGCTCCGGAAACGGAATTCCAGGAATTCAGGAAATATCTGACCCAGGATTCCCTGACATTAAAAGAAGCGATACAATTTCTGAAATCCAAATCTCCCACAAAAGATGAGCTGCTGAAAATGTATTTCGGGGAAAAAGAATATGAGAAATACAATATTATTCCGGTCAATAAATTTATTCTTCCTGTCAACAAAGAAAATGCGGTGAAGGCCGGAATTATAAAGAAAGAAGATCTCCCTGTTACAGTGGATCACATTACAATCAGCTATGAAGCCAATACGCTTTATAAGAGCAACCTTATGATGCTTGATATGCTGGCCAACTTCGACTGGAAACGACCGGTCAATTTCTCATCAGGAGGAATGTATGACAGTGAAAATATTTTTTACCTGGATGATTATCTGCAGTTTGACGGGTTCAGCTACAGGCTTGTGCCGATCCGTACGCCGCAAGGTCCTGATGGAGATAAAGGAAGAGTAGACGCAAATGATCTTTATAATATCGTGAAAAACTACAAATGGGGAAATTTCAAAGACCTGGGTATTTATTATGATGAAACAGCTACTTCCAATATTATTGGGTACAGGATGTCTGTAAGCAGAGCGGTCTCTGCCCTTGTGGCCAGTGGTCAGAAAGCCAAAGCATTGGAACTGTTGGATCTTGCAGCCAGAGAAATTCCTGCTGAAAAATACGATGATCCACGCTCACTGAGTTCCCTTGTTACCGGCTATATTGTTGCCGGGCAGGAACAGAAAGGGCTTCAGCTGGCAGAAAGGCTTAAAAAAGGAATATTTGATGAATATGAATATTATCAGAAACTTTCCCCTTCATTCCGGGCAGCTGCAAGAAAACAGATACGCACAAAACCTATGGAATATGCACTGGTAGTATCTGCCGTTACAGAAGCTTACAGAATGACCGGACAGGATGAAAAGGCTCATGCTTATGTACTGAAATCAGTGGTGCCGATAGATCAGAAATTCAATTCCTTTGTGAAGGGGCTTCAGCAGATGGGAAGAGAAAAAGCCATGAAGGAATCTGAAAATATTCAGCAGATCGTTCCTTTTTATCAATATTTATTTGACGTGATAAAACCTTTGGATTCTAACTATTCAAAAATGAAGGAAGAACAGATTACCAAAGCAATGATCAAAGCTACACAGTAA
- a CDS encoding HlyD family secretion protein, protein MKKKYTPTDRLITKITGWISVFIVAALAVWGAFTLKSYYQYEQTNDAQVQEYINPVISRAGGFIVAVKFEENQEVKKGDTLLLIDNREYVLQQQQTQAALQKARAELKVLESNTGTTEKEAASAQAQVEAGKAKVWKQQLDYNRYKKLYDEESATKQRLEDVKAALDVNESEYQSSQDNYAASLSKINDIRAEKTVVQAEIARLEALLNRHKLDVSYTAVVASYDGRMGRRTVEVGQMIDAGETLAFIVNNETDKWVVANYKETQIRDMHIGDRVKIVADSYPDREFQGTIISLSPATGSSFSLLPPDNSTGNYVKIVQRIPVRIRVDGKRKDIDILKMGMNVNVYANKKHS, encoded by the coding sequence ATGAAAAAAAAATATACTCCCACCGACAGGCTGATTACAAAAATTACAGGCTGGATTTCCGTCTTTATCGTTGCCGCACTTGCTGTCTGGGGCGCTTTTACCCTTAAAAGCTATTACCAGTATGAGCAAACCAATGATGCGCAGGTTCAGGAATACATCAATCCGGTAATTTCAAGAGCCGGAGGATTTATTGTAGCAGTAAAATTTGAAGAAAATCAGGAAGTAAAGAAAGGTGATACCCTTTTGCTGATAGACAACCGTGAATATGTTCTTCAGCAGCAGCAGACCCAGGCCGCCCTTCAGAAAGCCCGTGCCGAACTGAAAGTACTGGAGAGCAACACCGGCACTACCGAAAAAGAAGCAGCTTCTGCACAGGCACAGGTAGAAGCCGGCAAAGCAAAAGTATGGAAGCAGCAGCTTGATTACAACCGTTACAAAAAGCTTTATGACGAGGAATCTGCCACAAAACAGCGCCTTGAAGATGTGAAAGCAGCATTGGATGTGAATGAAAGCGAATATCAGTCGTCACAGGACAATTACGCTGCATCCTTATCTAAAATAAATGACATCCGGGCTGAGAAAACAGTAGTACAGGCAGAAATTGCCAGATTGGAAGCACTGCTGAACCGCCACAAACTGGATGTGAGCTATACGGCAGTTGTAGCTTCGTATGATGGAAGAATGGGACGGAGAACCGTTGAAGTGGGGCAGATGATTGACGCCGGAGAAACCCTTGCATTTATCGTTAATAATGAAACCGATAAATGGGTAGTGGCCAATTATAAAGAAACTCAGATCAGAGATATGCATATTGGCGATCGTGTGAAAATAGTTGCTGATTCCTATCCGGACAGGGAGTTTCAGGGAACGATAATCTCACTTTCACCCGCTACGGGGTCCAGTTTCTCACTGCTGCCACCCGATAATTCTACCGGAAATTATGTGAAAATTGTACAGCGTATTCCTGTGAGGATCAGAGTGGATGGGAAACGAAAAGATATTGATATCCTTAAAATGGGAATGAACGTGAATGTATATGCTAATAAAAAGCATTCCTGA
- a CDS encoding efflux MFS transporter permease codes for MTKRQMPFFKRWAPEWLVKIILFAMTLPGIIIFFLPLANVNAAAGYYGSEPADIQFAVALFYAGYVGFYSLERRFFSFLAAKEYFLLFTTLQIMACLICYFTREIYVLFPVRFIQGMLFAGNVNLSLTLIFTRLSSERGREISFSVFFGILICALPFNNLITVDLIDSYNFNIVYKTAIFSYLPGLIFLTFAMSNYRTHARFHLYKLDWQSFAVLSTILVLIGYIAIFGQEYYWLEDQRISGSVIAIIILGGISLFRQHSIKRPYIDLRVFRYRNFKVGLMVLFVMYICRFASGITNTYFATELHLDPFYISYINVFNLSGLIIGVIIACCMVLQKKRIQYIWVPGFLMLLLFYVLMYYSFDVQADEFNYYIPLLLQGLGVGLIMVPTIIFIISSVPASIGPSAAAMGLAIRYLGFCVSIALINFFELYEKSRHYNAFQDHLSAVEPFVKDFLHKQTAKLTARGMPEDHAVKASNKLLLGRMNVQDHVRFAMDYYEMMIWLLAGFLLLIVLFPYLNRTALYLKSRRLSPA; via the coding sequence ATGACTAAAAGACAAATGCCTTTCTTTAAAAGATGGGCCCCGGAATGGCTTGTGAAAATCATCCTTTTTGCCATGACGCTGCCGGGAATCATTATATTCTTTCTGCCGCTGGCCAATGTGAATGCTGCCGCAGGATATTACGGAAGCGAGCCTGCTGATATTCAGTTTGCAGTAGCTCTGTTCTATGCAGGATACGTTGGCTTTTACAGTCTGGAAAGAAGATTTTTCAGTTTTCTGGCTGCTAAAGAATATTTTCTATTATTTACAACCTTACAGATAATGGCTTGCCTTATCTGCTATTTCACCCGTGAAATATATGTGCTCTTTCCGGTACGTTTTATTCAGGGGATGCTGTTTGCCGGAAATGTAAACCTTTCACTTACGCTGATTTTCACCAGGCTGAGCAGTGAAAGAGGGCGGGAGATCAGTTTCTCGGTATTCTTCGGTATCCTGATCTGCGCCCTGCCTTTCAATAATCTGATTACAGTGGATCTTATAGACTCCTATAATTTTAATATCGTCTACAAAACCGCTATATTTTCATACCTGCCGGGGCTTATTTTCCTGACCTTTGCCATGAGCAATTACAGGACTCACGCCCGGTTTCATTTGTATAAGCTGGATTGGCAGAGTTTTGCGGTGCTCAGTACCATTCTGGTGCTTATCGGGTACATTGCTATTTTCGGACAGGAGTATTACTGGCTGGAAGATCAACGGATTTCAGGAAGCGTCATTGCGATCATTATTCTGGGAGGAATATCTTTATTCCGTCAGCATTCGATCAAAAGACCCTATATTGATCTGAGAGTTTTCCGCTACAGGAATTTTAAAGTAGGGCTGATGGTCCTCTTCGTAATGTATATCTGCCGTTTTGCTTCCGGGATTACCAATACTTATTTTGCCACAGAACTGCATCTTGATCCGTTTTATATATCGTATATCAATGTTTTCAATCTTTCAGGACTGATCATTGGGGTCATTATTGCGTGCTGTATGGTTTTGCAGAAGAAGAGAATACAGTATATCTGGGTACCGGGGTTTTTAATGCTGCTGCTGTTTTATGTTTTGATGTATTATTCCTTTGATGTGCAGGCGGATGAGTTCAATTACTATATTCCGTTATTGCTACAGGGATTGGGTGTGGGGCTGATCATGGTTCCTACTATTATTTTTATTATATCCTCCGTTCCCGCTTCTATTGGTCCGTCAGCTGCAGCAATGGGGTTAGCAATACGTTATCTGGGTTTTTGTGTCAGCATTGCCCTGATCAACTTTTTTGAACTTTATGAAAAGAGCCGTCATTACAATGCCTTTCAGGATCATCTGAGTGCGGTAGAGCCTTTTGTAAAAGACTTTCTTCATAAGCAGACAGCTAAGCTTACCGCAAGAGGGATGCCCGAAGATCACGCTGTAAAGGCTTCCAATAAACTATTGCTGGGAAGGATGAATGTACAGGATCATGTACGTTTTGCTATGGATTATTATGAAATGATGATATGGCTTCTTGCAGGTTTTCTGTTGCTGATCGTGCTTTTCCCCTATCTGAACCGTACGGCACTTTATTTGAAATCCCGCAGATTATCTCCTGCGTAA
- a CDS encoding SDR family oxidoreductase: MNIQLFSKNALVGGATQGIGAGIATELAKCGANVTVMARNEAKLKDFIATLPVVTPEQRHQYLTVDFSDFESYKKTITEYFNIHSIDILVNNTNGPEPGLALEKNVEDYQKAFDLLFKTVCETTLLALPHMIKQGSGRIINVSSLSVKEPIGNLALSNSIRSAVIAWAKTLSNEVAQHQITVNNVLTGYFDTERIQNLIRHESQQTGNSTEEIKKARENKIPMKRLGKTEEYGHLVAFLASEYASYLTGTSIPLDGGLNNTY, translated from the coding sequence ATGAATATTCAACTTTTTTCGAAAAATGCACTGGTAGGAGGAGCTACGCAGGGAATAGGAGCAGGAATAGCCACTGAACTGGCAAAATGCGGAGCCAATGTCACTGTAATGGCCCGGAATGAAGCAAAACTTAAGGATTTCATCGCTACGTTACCTGTAGTGACTCCGGAGCAGAGACATCAGTATCTTACGGTAGATTTTTCAGATTTTGAAAGCTATAAGAAAACCATTACTGAATATTTTAATATCCATTCTATTGATATTCTTGTGAATAATACCAATGGCCCGGAACCGGGGCTGGCTCTTGAAAAAAACGTTGAAGATTATCAGAAAGCCTTCGATCTGCTTTTTAAGACTGTCTGTGAGACTACTTTGCTGGCTTTACCTCATATGATCAAACAGGGAAGCGGCCGCATCATCAATGTGTCCTCACTCTCTGTGAAAGAACCCATAGGGAATCTGGCGCTTTCGAATTCCATACGCTCAGCAGTGATTGCCTGGGCCAAAACCTTATCCAACGAGGTCGCTCAGCACCAAATCACGGTCAATAATGTTCTGACAGGCTATTTCGATACGGAAAGGATTCAGAACCTTATCCGCCATGAGTCACAACAGACAGGAAATTCTACAGAAGAAATAAAAAAAGCAAGGGAAAATAAAATTCCTATGAAAAGACTGGGCAAAACTGAAGAATATGGTCATCTGGTCGCCTTTCTGGCTTCTGAATACGCCTCTTATCTTACCGGCACAAGCATTCCTTTGGATGGCGGGCTGAATAATACGTATTAA
- a CDS encoding AraC family transcriptional regulator, translating into MGLIAALPDIDRHDKSVFVMHEKSEKLIPFHKHTKGQLSYVEGGIAYITIDNRTYVVPARHFFWIPQGMEHILEIGHTATVLRSLYFYAHDDVSDPFYGKLGIYPASELLIQMIKYTEIWDEKHVTDKDENFEFLVALKKILPKTHKQPLPIILPATHNKQMMRIVSYLEWNISEKLTLGNVSARFGLSERSMSRLFKADMDISFLQYLKTLRIIKAIELLLNTDKPINEIADDVGYSSISAFSDTFHEFTRSRPSDLRKSSKAFKNPV; encoded by the coding sequence ATGGGATTAATTGCTGCACTTCCGGATATAGACAGGCATGATAAAAGTGTATTTGTCATGCATGAAAAATCAGAAAAACTGATTCCGTTCCACAAACATACCAAAGGACAGCTGAGCTATGTAGAGGGTGGTATTGCTTATATTACCATTGATAACCGCACATATGTGGTTCCTGCCAGACATTTCTTCTGGATTCCGCAGGGAATGGAGCATATTTTAGAGATTGGCCATACCGCCACTGTACTCCGGTCGCTTTATTTCTATGCCCACGATGATGTTTCGGATCCTTTTTATGGTAAACTGGGAATTTATCCTGCCTCGGAATTACTGATTCAAATGATCAAATACACGGAAATCTGGGATGAAAAACATGTAACGGATAAGGATGAAAATTTTGAATTTTTAGTAGCATTAAAGAAGATCTTACCCAAAACCCACAAACAGCCTTTACCGATTATTCTTCCGGCCACTCACAATAAACAGATGATGAGGATAGTCTCCTACCTTGAATGGAATATCAGCGAAAAACTCACATTAGGCAATGTAAGCGCCAGATTCGGGTTGAGTGAACGTTCCATGTCCCGTCTTTTCAAGGCAGATATGGATATTTCCTTTCTTCAGTACCTGAAAACGTTAAGGATCATCAAGGCGATTGAGCTGCTTTTAAATACCGATAAACCCATTAATGAAATTGCGGATGATGTGGGTTACAGCTCCATCAGTGCTTTCAGCGATACTTTTCATGAGTTTACCCGATCCAGGCCATCGGATCTCAGGAAAAGCAGTAAGGCGTTTAAGAATCCTGTATGA